Proteins encoded in a region of the Antedon mediterranea chromosome 2, ecAntMedi1.1, whole genome shotgun sequence genome:
- the LOC140040743 gene encoding monomeric sarcosine oxidase-like isoform X1: MEFDICIVGAGTWGSAVAYHLTSENPNKLRVCLIGPEEPQDRSNATIFGSYFDEGRITKVADQNIIWGHLAKRSLERHREVEQKSGISFYEEVGYLFLGDKYVKKQADLHADLYAPATKLDSQEMNEKFPFLASSTGLYSNTNAGYINIRKQRLAHQKLAKLKGCIIISDVVDDIQECSNHLHLLTTYTGMHIHSKKVLLTTGAFTGFRNLIPGNVVPDMEITTERVILCELSEDVVCRMKSMPSILYKPDDLSNSCYILPPIKYPDGKYYLKVGHGVWGNIPLKTNRAIIQHFRNQEASWITSKLYKIMKNVMADFTMLSVKYDTCVTSKTPTGYLYCDMITETLGILVGGNGYGAKSADEIGKMGAMMIRNCGWEYDLPQREFKIKLKPLIIESQL, encoded by the exons atggAATTTGACATATGTATTGTAGGTGCAGGAACATGGGGATCAGCAGTGGCTTATCATTTAACTTCAGAGAACCCTAACAAACTTAGAGTTTGCTTGATAGGTCCCGAGGAACCACAG gATCGATCAAATGCTACAATTTTTGGTTCTTATTTTGATGAAGGTCGAATAACGAAAGTAGCTGATCAAAATATAATTTGGGGTCATCTTGCTAAAAGGTCATTAGAAAGGCATCGTGAAGTTGAACAGAAATCAG GTATATCGTTTTATGAGGAAGTTGGCTACTTGTTTCTTGGagataaatatgttaaaaagCAAGCAGATCTACATGCTGATTTATATGCACCTGCTACAAAGTTAGATTCCCAAGAAATGAATGAGAAATTTCCATTTTTAGCAAGCTCAACTGGTCTATACAGCAATACAAACGCTGGTTATATTAATATACGAAAGCAAAGGCTTGCCCATCAAAAACTAGCAAAACTCAAAGGATGCATTATAATTTCGGATGTTGTTGATGATATTCAAGAATGCAGCAATCACCTGCATCTGCTTACAACATACACTGGTAtgcacattcacagtaagaaggTTCTTCTCACCACTGGGGCCTTTACAGGCTTTAGAAACTTAATTCCAGGAAATGTTGTACCGGATATGGAAATTACAACTGAGAGAGTAATTTTGTGTGAACTAAGTGAAGATGTTGTATGCAGAATGAAGTCCATGCCCAGTATTCTTTACAAACCCGATGACTTGTCTAATTCCTGTTATATCTTACCTCCAATCAAATATCCAGATG gCAAATACTACTTGAAAGTAGGCCATGGTGTATGGGGAAACATACCATTAAAAACCAACAGAGCTATAATACAACACTTCAGAAACCAAGAAGCAAGTTGGATAACATCTAAGCTGTATAAGATTATGAAAAATGTTATGGCAG attttacGATGTTGTCTGTTAAGTATGACACCTGTGTTACATCTAAAACACCAACTGGTTACCTATATTGTGACATGATAACAGAGACTCTTGGAATACTGGTAGGAGGTAATGGGTATGGGGCTAAGTCAGCTGATGAGATAGGAAAGATGGGGGCTATGATGATAAGAAATTGTGGCTGGGAATATGACCTTCCTCAGAGAGAATTCAAGATTAAATTAAAACCTCTAATTATAGAGTCTCAATTATAG
- the LOC140040743 gene encoding monomeric sarcosine oxidase-like isoform X2 has protein sequence MEFDICIVGAGTWGSAVAYHLTSENPNKLRVCLIGPEEPQDRSNATIFGSYFDEGRITKVADQNIIWGHLAKRSLERHREVEQKSGISFYEEVGYLFLGDKYVKKQADLHADLYAPATKLDSQEMNEKFPFLASSTGLYSNTNAGYINIRKQRLAHQKLAKLKGCIIISDVVDDIQECSNHLHLLTTYTGMHIHSKKVLLTTGAFTGFRNLIPGNVVPDMEITTERVILCELSEDVVCRMKSMPSILYKPDDLSNSCYILPPIKYPDGKYYLKVGHGVWGNIPLKTNRAIIQHFRNQEASWITSKLYKIMKNVMAVSNILKHNQVELPKYI, from the exons atggAATTTGACATATGTATTGTAGGTGCAGGAACATGGGGATCAGCAGTGGCTTATCATTTAACTTCAGAGAACCCTAACAAACTTAGAGTTTGCTTGATAGGTCCCGAGGAACCACAG gATCGATCAAATGCTACAATTTTTGGTTCTTATTTTGATGAAGGTCGAATAACGAAAGTAGCTGATCAAAATATAATTTGGGGTCATCTTGCTAAAAGGTCATTAGAAAGGCATCGTGAAGTTGAACAGAAATCAG GTATATCGTTTTATGAGGAAGTTGGCTACTTGTTTCTTGGagataaatatgttaaaaagCAAGCAGATCTACATGCTGATTTATATGCACCTGCTACAAAGTTAGATTCCCAAGAAATGAATGAGAAATTTCCATTTTTAGCAAGCTCAACTGGTCTATACAGCAATACAAACGCTGGTTATATTAATATACGAAAGCAAAGGCTTGCCCATCAAAAACTAGCAAAACTCAAAGGATGCATTATAATTTCGGATGTTGTTGATGATATTCAAGAATGCAGCAATCACCTGCATCTGCTTACAACATACACTGGTAtgcacattcacagtaagaaggTTCTTCTCACCACTGGGGCCTTTACAGGCTTTAGAAACTTAATTCCAGGAAATGTTGTACCGGATATGGAAATTACAACTGAGAGAGTAATTTTGTGTGAACTAAGTGAAGATGTTGTATGCAGAATGAAGTCCATGCCCAGTATTCTTTACAAACCCGATGACTTGTCTAATTCCTGTTATATCTTACCTCCAATCAAATATCCAGATG gCAAATACTACTTGAAAGTAGGCCATGGTGTATGGGGAAACATACCATTAAAAACCAACAGAGCTATAATACAACACTTCAGAAACCAAGAAGCAAGTTGGATAACATCTAAGCTGTATAAGATTATGAAAAATGTTATGGCAG TTAGCAACATTTTGAAACACAATCAAGTTGAGTTACcaaagtatatttaa
- the LOC140039790 gene encoding uncharacterized protein, with amino-acid sequence MSALHWEALRKQKVIDRKHHQDLQEARQHQKREAEEKLLYERIQNESSTYKREVASTNGDYQHHCHHDQDAERRLYFKDRCKTDYNAKMSTRYNDINFAQQW; translated from the exons ATGTCTGCTTTACATTGGGAAGCACTTAGAAAGCAAAAAGTTATTGATAGGAAACACCACCAAGATCTTCAAGAAGCG AGACAGCATCAAAAAAGGGAAGCTGAAGAAAAACTACTCTATGAACGGATCCAAAATGAATCAAGTACATACAAGAGAGAGGTTGCGTCTACGAATGGAGATTACCAACATCACTGTCATCATGACCAAGATGCAGAGAGAAGGTTGTATTTCAAAGACAGATGTAAGACTGATTATAATGCTAAAATGTCTACAAGATACAAC GACATCAATTTTGCTCAACAATGGTGA